One Salvia splendens isolate huo1 chromosome 22, SspV2, whole genome shotgun sequence DNA segment encodes these proteins:
- the LOC121785788 gene encoding cytochrome P450 71A6-like isoform X2 produces MVSLSHFLVMLISTCFFLFFLHKWRRSHSPKPRTRLPPSPPKFPLIGNLHQLSSVPHRSLQSLSLRYGPLMLLHFGEVPVLIASSAEAAREIMKNQDLIFSNRPQLSIASRLFYNNRDVSFAPYGEYWRQIRSICVLHLLSNKRVQSYRGVREEETSLMVDKIRRVALGKKYGLGSDFKEAFAEFGVLLGILPLWEYIPWLRWMRRFDGLDKRADRAATKMDGFLETVIQEHRVRERREGDGGELDFVDILLDFQRENGSRTPVEDETIKAIVLDMFAAGTDTTYTALEWAMTELIRNPEIMKTLQNEVREVAGNKDEIDEQDLEKMSYLKAVMKESLRLHPPVPLLVPRELTQDTTVLGYDIASRTRVMTNVWAISRDPSLWKYPEEFRPERFLGMDIDFRGLHFELTPFGAGRRGCPGITFAVAVDELALAKLVHKFNFRLPNGAKMEELNVSESNGITIHKKCPLLVVATSHVF; encoded by the exons ATGGTTTCCCTCTCGCATTTCTTGGTTATGCTAATCTCCACAtgtttcttcctcttcttcctccacaAATGGCGCCGCAGTCATTCTCCAAAGCCCCGGACACGCCTGCCTCCGTCTCCACCAAAGTTTCCGCTAATCGGAAACCTCCACCAGCTGAGCTCAGTCCCCCACAGATCCCTCCAGTCACTCTCCCTCCGCTACGGCCCCCTCATGCTGCTCCACTTCGGCGAGGTCCCCGTCCTCATCGCCTCCTCGGCCGAGGCTGCGCGTGAAATCATGAAAAACCAGGACCTGATCTTCTCAAACAGGCCACAACTCAGCATCGCGAGCCGGCTGTTCTACAACAACCGGGACGTGTCGTTTGCGCCATATGGAGAGTACTGGCGGCAGATCCGCAGCATATGCGTGCTTCATCTTCTGAGCAACAAAAGGGTTCAGTCCTATCGCGGCGTGAGGGAGGAAGAGACTTCCCTCATGGTCGACAAGATCAGAAG AGTGGCGCTGGGGAAGAAGTATGGTTTGGGGAGTGATTTCAAGGAGGCGTTTGCTGAGTTTGGGGTGCTGTTGGGGattttacctttgtgggagTACATTCCATGGCTGAGATGGATGAGAAGGTTTGATGGTTTGGATAAGAGAGCAGACAGAGCTGCTACGAAGATGGATGGGTTTTTGGAGACTGTGATTCAAGAACATAGGGTTAGGGAGAGGAGAGAAGGAGATGGTGGCGAGCTGGATTTTGTGGACATATTGCTTGATTTTCAGAGAGAGAATGGAAGTCGCACCCCTGTTGAAGATGAAACTATCAAAGCTATAGTCTTG GATATGTTTGCTGCAGGAACTGATACTACATATACAGCTCTTGAGTGGGCGATGACGGAGCTGATACGAAATCCAGAAATAATGAAAACTTTGCAAAATGAAGTGAGAGAAGTCGCTGGAAATAAGGACGAAATTGATGAGCAAGACTTGGAGAAAATGTCTTATCTGAAAGCAGTGATGAAGGAGAGTCTAAGGTTGCATCCGCCGGTCCCATTGTTGGTCCCTCGTGAATTAACTCAAGACACAACAGTATTGGGCTATGATATCGCATCACGTACGCGTGTGATGACTAATGTTTGGGCGATTTCTAGGGATCCTTCATTGTGGAAATATCCTGAGGAATTTCGCCCAGAGAGATTCCTTGGAATGGACATAGACTTTAGAGGTTTGCATTTTGAGTTGACTCCCTTTGGGGCAGGCAGGAGGGGTTGCCCCGGTATTACATTTGCGGTGGCGGTGGATGAGCTTGCCTTAGCCAAGTTGGTACACAAGTTCAATTTTAGATTGCCTAATGGAGCGAAAATGGAGGAGTTAAATGTGAGTGAATCTAATGGAATCACAATCCATAAAAAGTGTCCTTTGCTTGTTGTAGCTACTTCACATGTATTTTAG
- the LOC121785788 gene encoding cytochrome P450 71A6-like isoform X1: MVSLSHFLVMLISTCFFLFFLHKWRRSHSPKPRTRLPPSPPKFPLIGNLHQLSSVPHRSLQSLSLRYGPLMLLHFGEVPVLIASSAEAAREIMKNQDLIFSNRPQLSIASRLFYNNRDVSFAPYGEYWRQIRSICVLHLLSNKRVQSYRGVREEETSLMVDKIRRLCASSKTVNLSDVMTSLTNDVICRVALGKKYGLGSDFKEAFAEFGVLLGILPLWEYIPWLRWMRRFDGLDKRADRAATKMDGFLETVIQEHRVRERREGDGGELDFVDILLDFQRENGSRTPVEDETIKAIVLDMFAAGTDTTYTALEWAMTELIRNPEIMKTLQNEVREVAGNKDEIDEQDLEKMSYLKAVMKESLRLHPPVPLLVPRELTQDTTVLGYDIASRTRVMTNVWAISRDPSLWKYPEEFRPERFLGMDIDFRGLHFELTPFGAGRRGCPGITFAVAVDELALAKLVHKFNFRLPNGAKMEELNVSESNGITIHKKCPLLVVATSHVF, translated from the exons ATGGTTTCCCTCTCGCATTTCTTGGTTATGCTAATCTCCACAtgtttcttcctcttcttcctccacaAATGGCGCCGCAGTCATTCTCCAAAGCCCCGGACACGCCTGCCTCCGTCTCCACCAAAGTTTCCGCTAATCGGAAACCTCCACCAGCTGAGCTCAGTCCCCCACAGATCCCTCCAGTCACTCTCCCTCCGCTACGGCCCCCTCATGCTGCTCCACTTCGGCGAGGTCCCCGTCCTCATCGCCTCCTCGGCCGAGGCTGCGCGTGAAATCATGAAAAACCAGGACCTGATCTTCTCAAACAGGCCACAACTCAGCATCGCGAGCCGGCTGTTCTACAACAACCGGGACGTGTCGTTTGCGCCATATGGAGAGTACTGGCGGCAGATCCGCAGCATATGCGTGCTTCATCTTCTGAGCAACAAAAGGGTTCAGTCCTATCGCGGCGTGAGGGAGGAAGAGACTTCCCTCATGGTCGACAAGATCAGAAGGTTGTGTGCTTCTTCAAAGACTGTGAACTTGAGCGACGTCATGACATCGCTGACAAACGACGTGATTTGCAGAGTGGCGCTGGGGAAGAAGTATGGTTTGGGGAGTGATTTCAAGGAGGCGTTTGCTGAGTTTGGGGTGCTGTTGGGGattttacctttgtgggagTACATTCCATGGCTGAGATGGATGAGAAGGTTTGATGGTTTGGATAAGAGAGCAGACAGAGCTGCTACGAAGATGGATGGGTTTTTGGAGACTGTGATTCAAGAACATAGGGTTAGGGAGAGGAGAGAAGGAGATGGTGGCGAGCTGGATTTTGTGGACATATTGCTTGATTTTCAGAGAGAGAATGGAAGTCGCACCCCTGTTGAAGATGAAACTATCAAAGCTATAGTCTTG GATATGTTTGCTGCAGGAACTGATACTACATATACAGCTCTTGAGTGGGCGATGACGGAGCTGATACGAAATCCAGAAATAATGAAAACTTTGCAAAATGAAGTGAGAGAAGTCGCTGGAAATAAGGACGAAATTGATGAGCAAGACTTGGAGAAAATGTCTTATCTGAAAGCAGTGATGAAGGAGAGTCTAAGGTTGCATCCGCCGGTCCCATTGTTGGTCCCTCGTGAATTAACTCAAGACACAACAGTATTGGGCTATGATATCGCATCACGTACGCGTGTGATGACTAATGTTTGGGCGATTTCTAGGGATCCTTCATTGTGGAAATATCCTGAGGAATTTCGCCCAGAGAGATTCCTTGGAATGGACATAGACTTTAGAGGTTTGCATTTTGAGTTGACTCCCTTTGGGGCAGGCAGGAGGGGTTGCCCCGGTATTACATTTGCGGTGGCGGTGGATGAGCTTGCCTTAGCCAAGTTGGTACACAAGTTCAATTTTAGATTGCCTAATGGAGCGAAAATGGAGGAGTTAAATGTGAGTGAATCTAATGGAATCACAATCCATAAAAAGTGTCCTTTGCTTGTTGTAGCTACTTCACATGTATTTTAG
- the LOC121785970 gene encoding cytochrome P450 71A6-like gives MVSISHLLVVLISTSLFLFFLHKWRRSHSPPSRKRLPPSPPKLPLIGNLHQLGSSPHRSLQSLSRRYGPLMLLHFGKVPALIASSTEAACEIMKNQDLIFANRPQLSIPGRLFYNNRDVAFAQYGEYWRQIRSVCVLHLLSNKRVQSYRRVREEETSLMVEKIRKLGASSKAVNLTDVLTSMTNDVICRVALGKKFGLGSAFKETFAEFGVLLGVVPLWEYIPWLSWTRKFDGVDESIARVAKAFDEFLEAVIKEHRVRERREGDGGDLDFVDILLDFQRDNASRSPVEDDTIKAIVLDMFAAGTDTTFTALEWAVTELIRNPSTIKTLQNEVREVVGSKDEIEEQDLVKMPYLKAVLKESLRLHTPIPLLVPRELTQDTKVLGYDVASGTRVMINVWAISQDPSMWEKPEEFLPERFLETSIDFRGMHFELIPFGAGRRGCPGVTFAMAVDELALAKLVHKFDFGLPNGTKMEELDVNESNGLTIHRKSPLLVVATPSAC, from the exons ATGGTTTCCATCTCACATTTGTTGGTTGTGCTAATCTCCACatccctcttcctcttcttcctccacaAATGGCGCCGCAGCCATTCTCCACCATCCCGGAAACGCCTGCCTCCGTCTCCACCAAAGCTCCCGTTAATCGGAAACCTCCACCAGCTGGGCTCAAGCCCCCACAGATCCCTCCAGTCACTCTCCCGCCGCTACGGCCCCCTCATGCTTCTCCACTTCGGCAAGGTCCCTGCCCTCATCGCCTCCTCGACCGAGGCTGCGTGCGAGATCATGAAAAACCAGGACCTGATCTTCGCAAACCGACCCCAACTCAGCATCCCTGGCCGGCTATTTTACAACAACCGGGACGTGGCGTTCGCGCAGTATGGAGAGTACTGGCGGCAGATCCGCAGCGTATGCGTGCTTCATCTGCTGAGCAACAAAAGGGTTCAGTCCTATCGCCGCGTGAGGGAGGAAGAGACTTCCCTCATGGTGGAGAAGATCAGAAAATTGGGTGCTTCTTCAAAGGCCGTGAACTTGACGGACGTGCTGACGTCTATGACGAATGATGTGATTTGTAGGGTAGCGTTGGGGAAGAAGTTTGGTTTGGGGAGTGCATTCAAGGAGACGTTTGCTGAGTTTGGGGTGCTGTTGGGGGTTGTACCTCTGTGGGAGTACATTCCATGGCTGAGTTGGACTAGAAAGTTTGATGGTGTGGATGAGAGCATTGCGAGGGTGGCTAAAGCCTTTGATGAGTTTCTAGAGGCTGTGATTAAAGAGCATAGGgttagagagaggagagagggtGATGGTGGTGACTTGGATTTTGTTGATATATTGCTTGATTTCCAGAGAGACAATGCCAGTCGCTCCCCTGTTGAAGATGACACTATCAAAGCTATTGTCCTG GATATGTTTGCGGCTGGAACTGATACTACATTTACTGCTCTTGAATGGGCTGTCACAGAGCTGATAAGAAATCCATCAACCATAAAAACTTTGCAAAATGAAGTGAGAGAAGTAGTTGGAAGCAAAGACGAAATTGAAGAGCAAGACTTGGTGAAAATGCCTTATCTAAAGGCTGTGTTGAAGGAGAGTCTAAGATTGCATACACCAATCCCATTGCTAGTCCCTCGTGAATTAACTCAAGACACAAAAGTATTGGGCTACGATGTCGCATCTGGTACGCGTGTGATGATCAACGTTTGGGCGATTTCTCAGGACCCATCAATGTGGGAAAAACCCGAGGAATTTCTTCCAGAGAGGTTCCTTGAGACGAGCATAGACTTTAGAGGTATGCATTTTGAGTTGATCCCGTTTGGGGCTGGCCGAAGGGGATGCCCCGGTGTTACGTTCGCGATGGCAGTGGATGAGCTAGCACTAGCCAAGCTAGTCCACAAATTCGATTTTGGATTGCCAAATGGAACGAAAATGGAGGAGTTAGATGTGAATGAATCTAATGGACTCACAATCCATAGAAAGAGTCCTTTGCTTGTTGTAGCTACTCCAAGTGCTTGTTAG